In a single window of the Cydia strobilella chromosome 13, ilCydStro3.1, whole genome shotgun sequence genome:
- the LOC134746495 gene encoding ubiA prenyltransferase domain-containing protein 1 homolog produces the protein MESDKKVEDMDIPTAEGNLLEQPVEARVAARNPLMKVHTYVVALRPWSLSASLLPTLLGAALAWRLPGEQAFSWPALLLTLCTVLPVHGAGNVVNTYFDFVKGIDNRKSDDRTLVDHLLSIDEVVSLGAILYLAGCACFVPLWHRCGALCGSCYPC, from the exons ATGGAGAGCGACAAGAAAGTTGAGGACATGGATATTCCGACTGCGGAAGGGAATCTCTTGGAGCAGCCCGTGGAGGCGCGGGTAGCGGCGCGAAATCCGCTCATGAAAGTGCACACTTATGTGGTGGCGCTGCGGCCGTGGTCGCTGAGTGCAAGCTTACTGCCTACACTGTTAGGTGCTGCCCTGGCCTGGCGTCTGCCCGGCGAGCAAGCCTTCAGCTGGCCCGCGCTGCTGCTCACGCTCTGCACAGTGCTCCCGGTGCATGGCGCAGGGAACGTCGTCAACACATACTTCGATTTTGTTAAAGGAATCGACAATCGCAAGTCAGATGACCGAACGCTCGTTGACCACCTCCTAAGCATTGATGAGGTTGTCTCCCTTGGTGCTATATTGTACCTGGCTGGCTGTGCCTGCTTTGTCCCCCTG TGGCATCGGTGCGGTGCTCTCTGTGGTTCTTGCTACCCATGCTGA